The following proteins come from a genomic window of Malus domestica chromosome 02, GDT2T_hap1:
- the LOC103403182 gene encoding probable serine/threonine-protein kinase At1g01540, translating to MSDVTQEPMSDQLSEQTSIFGLRLWIVVGVCVGAAFVLLLVLISLWFAAKRSKNKTLAKPTTPIVFKEIQEIRVDHVRTQTQAYSYPKPDPVPRIERQHLLKPTEEESPIGYQKVHIEIGKDHRITYPVGSSSSHGSGEARAVEQTGMVGPEVSHLGWGHWYTLRELEVATKGFVDDNVIGEGGYGIVYHGVLEDKTQVAVKNLLNNRGQAEREFKVEVEAIGRVRHKNLVRLLGFCAEGAHRMLVYEYVNNGNLEQWLHGDVGPCSPLTWEIRMNIILGTAKGLTYLHEGLEPKVIHRDIKSSNILLDKHWNAKVSDFGLAKLIGSEMSYITTRVMGTFGYVAPEYASTGMLNERSDVYSFGILIMEILSGRNPVDYSRPPEEVNLVDWLKKMVADRNAEAVLDPMLPEKPSSRALKRVLLVALRCVDPNSQKRPKLGHIVYMLEAEESPFKDDRRSKRDAEHLDGDNVKNGPKEKQVTEPGDSSGYERGIAGFGNKNSANVTKV from the exons ATGTCGGATGTAACACAAGAGCCCATGAGCGACCAGCTTTCCGAGCAGACCTCTATCTTCGGCCTCCGTCTCTGGATTGTCGTTGGAGTCTGCGTCGGCGCCGCCTTCGTGCTCCTCCTCGTCCTCATTTCTCTCTGGTTCGCCGCCAAGCGATCCAAGAACAAAACTTTAGCAAAACCCACAACCCCAATCGTCTTCAAAGAGATCCAGGAGATCCGGGTTGACCATGTCCGGACCCAAACCCAAGCTTACTCGTACCCGAAGCCCGACCCAGTTCCCAGAATCGAGAGGCAACACTTGCTGAAGCCGACGGAGGAAGAGAGCCCAATTGGGTACCAGAAAGTGCACATTGAGATTGGGAAGGACCACCGGATTACTTACCCAGTTGGGTCCTCTTCTTCGCATGGAAGCGGGGAGGCGCGTGCGGTTGAGCAGACCGGTATGGTGGGACCCGAAGTTTCTCACTTGGGGTGGGGGCATTGGTACACTCTGAGAGAGCTTGAGGTTGCGACCAAAGGGTTTGTGGATGACAACGTTATTGGGGAAGGAGGGTATGGGATTGTTTACCATGGTGTTTTGGAGGATAAAACCCAGGTTGCTGTCAAGAACTTGCTCAACAACAG GGGGCAAGCTGAGAGGGAGTTCAAGGTTGAAGTGGAGGCAATCGGAAGAGTTCGGCATAAGAATTTAGTGAGATTACTTGGCTTCTGTGCTGAAGGAGCTCATAG GATGCTTGTGTATGAGTACGTCAACAATGGGAACCTAGAACAGTGGCTTCATGGGGATGTAGGGCCTTGCAGTCCGCTTACTTGGGAGATCCGAATGAATATCATACTGGGAACCGCGAAAGG GTTAACATACCTTCATGAAGGACTGGAACCCAAGGTTATTCACCGTGATATAAAATCGAGCAACATTTTACTTGACAAGCATTGGAATGCCAAGGTGTCAGATTTTGGCCTTGCTAAGCTCATTGGTTCTGAGATGAGCTACATCACGACGCGTGTTATGGGAACATTTGG CTATGTTGCTCCCGAGTATGCGAGTACGGGCATGTTGAATGAGAGAAGCGATGTGTATAGTTTTGGGATTCTTATCATGGAGATACTATCGGGAAGGAATCCAGTTGATTATAGCCGGCCTCCAGAAGAG GTGAACTTAGTGGATTGGCTTAAGAAGATGGTTGCTGACAGAAATGCAGAGGCAGTATTGGATCCCATGTTACCTGAGAAGCCTTCTTCCAGGGCATTGAAGCGGGTTCTTCTTGTAGCTTTACGTTGTGTGGATCCAAATTCGCAGAAGCGGCCAAAATTGGGACATATTGTATATATGCTAGAAGCTGAAGAGTCCCCATTCAAAGAT GATCGTAGATCCAAAAGGGACGCAGAGCACTTGGATGGTGACAATGTGAAAAATGGGCCGAAAGAGAAGCAGGTAACTGAACCAGGTGATAGCAGTGGGTATGAAAGAGGCATTGCAGGGTTTGGGAATAAAAACAGTGCCAATGTCACCAAAGTTTGA